The DNA region GTAATTGCAGCGCAAACACCTGATAGACCACCACCTACAACCACCAAGTCTGCTTCTAGGGGTATGGTCTTTGTTTTTCTGGTTTGGGAACTATATGCTTCTGAAATCATAAAATGCGATTTGTACTTTAGTAATTAGATTTGGATTTTATATGCCTTAATTGGATTGCGCCATTTGATCAGGGTGTTTTTTAGTGGCTTTAAAAATGATATAACTACCTAAAAGCATTACTAAAAATCCCATGCTACCCACTAATATGGCACCAGTTTCGGCTATGAACGACAGTATTAAAATCATTAGGCCGGTGAGCGCTACGCCTATACCTATGACCCGAGTACCTTTTTTGTTTCCAGAAGCAGCATCATCTTCCGCTTCCGATGTTTTTTGAGCAACTTTAAGTTGGTAATTGTCATATTCTACCGTTGTGGTATTTTGTGTACGGGCATATATTTCAAATGCCGCTAGTAGAACGATGGGAATACCCATTCCAAATCCCATTTCCTGAGCCCTGTCAAATGAAAAATTTAGAAGGGTAGGGGCCAAGAATTTGAAAAAAGCATTAATTGTTAAGGTGATAACCGTAACAATCAGAGCGCTTTTACCTGTTTGATGTCTACTGAATAAAGCCCACATAGGAGGTAGGAACATAGCACCGCCAGTTATGGCCGCTAGACTCATAACTACTTCTACAATACCGCCCATATAAGGAACCAATAATGCTATGATAATGGTAAGAACGCCAAGAAATATGGTGGCCAATCTACCTACTTTTACAAGTCTATCTCCGTCTGCATTAGGTCTAAAGTGCTTATAAACGTCATTTGCCAAAACTCCTGCAGAAATGTTCAGGGTGGTATTTACCGAGCTGGAAGTAGCGAAAATCATTCCGCCCAACATTAGGCCCAACATTCCTACCGGCAACACTTCTTTGCACATTAGGAGATAGGCGCCTTCATCTGCCAAGCCGCCCAATTCCGGATTAAGAACTCTATAGATCATTGGCGGCAACATCCAAACTAAAGGACTTACCAAATAGAGTCCGCCAAAGAGCCAACCTACTTTTTTTGCATCTTTGGGCGTGGCTACACTAGTATAACGTTGTACATAGGCCCAGTTTCCTGCAATGAAGAAAAGGTTGTACAATCCAAAGGCAATCATAA from Zobellia alginiliquefaciens includes:
- a CDS encoding sodium:solute symporter family protein — translated: MKSFFAAGGALPWWMSGLSLFMSFFSAGTFVVWGSIAYSSGWVAITIQTTMCIAGVLIGFFIAPKWQKTKALTAAEFITDRLGYSTQKIYTYLFLLISIFTTGAFLYPVAKIVEVSTGFPISTSIIVLGILILIYTAVGGLWAVIVTDVLQFVVLTAAVLIVVPLSLDKIGGMNNFITQAPENFFALVNEEYTWGFMIAFGLYNLFFIAGNWAYVQRYTSVATPKDAKKVGWLFGGLYLVSPLVWMLPPMIYRVLNPELGGLADEGAYLLMCKEVLPVGMLGLMLGGMIFATSSSVNTTLNISAGVLANDVYKHFRPNADGDRLVKVGRLATIFLGVLTIIIALLVPYMGGIVEVVMSLAAITGGAMFLPPMWALFSRHQTGKSALIVTVITLTINAFFKFLAPTLLNFSFDRAQEMGFGMGIPIVLLAAFEIYARTQNTTTVEYDNYQLKVAQKTSEAEDDAASGNKKGTRVIGIGVALTGLMILILSFIAETGAILVGSMGFLVMLLGSYIIFKATKKHPDQMAQSN